Below is a window of Schistocerca cancellata isolate TAMUIC-IGC-003103 chromosome 4, iqSchCanc2.1, whole genome shotgun sequence DNA.
atgaagtaaacagtaaggggagagccttaCGAAAATGCTGACGCCGCAaacgcggtcccagggcgctagctactcttcaaggaattaacatgtaacctCATATGTTGTCTAGACGCTGTGATAGTttgtcaccgtagaactttgtaaccagcaGGCACGTATTAGCGTATAAAGccggcttgataccagccctgagaacagcaacggcagtaggctcacaagggtagAAAGAGAGCGAcaacgccaaaaaactgttgacctagcagtccctactccgagGAGCCCGAGGGCGGGGCTAAATgtggtataacaataatgttgcaagccttatttggcagagcagttacttttagctttcagctgaacaatgttgctaccaaatacggacttacttagtgcaactgcattaacatccccgccttaggagcagtagaggggatctaactaaaccgtgattggcaggcgcctgcaggagactggctttaagtgggaaaaacagtgcccccacacaACTTTTTAAAACCCCTTTTGTCCCTAtctcacctatgtcaggacacggcagctgctgctgctgagcGCGGGtcactcttcttcttctgctgGTGTTTGCTGTTGTTTAGCACTGCCTTCGGACACGCATACACATACGCATGTCTCACCAAAATGTAAGTAGAACATATATAATACACACTTAGTATTAACTATCATACATGTTTTGTTTATTGATTATTTACTGTAACTCAAAAGAATAGGGATACTTCATTGTTACAGAGCTTGAAGAATATGGGTGAGGGCGGGAGTTCGAAACAAACACAGCGGGTCTCGTCAATAGATACAGGTGAAAAATACCCAGTCTTGAGTGCGAGACGAACAACAACCAAGTTTGGAGCAGCAGTTCTCGTTTACCTGAAAGACGTCAAGGTATACCTCCCGTCGCGCTTTTCTGCCCTCACGGAAGAAGAACTGGGACTCCTGAACTCTGGACACGTCGTGATGATCTACCGTGGTAAGCAGAATAGCATGGATGTGATAGATTTTGAGAATGTCCTGTAATTACTAACAtatgttgttttaattttatgaaTATTATAGCACTAACAATGTCCATTAGAGTTCGAAAAATATGACATTGAGAGTTTAACGAAACTGATTTACGTTCGCTAAAAAAATAGGATAAATGTGGGTTAGAATTTGTGTCTCGCGACACATTTGTATTCTCAATTAAAGTAGCAGGTTTTAGTAATAATACAAATGCGTATTCTGAagtaaaatgtaaaactgtataattGTTCAAGAAAGAGATTTTGAAAGAAGGTGAACATTTTGTTGCATTTGAAGTGTATGATAAATATGAATGTTTATACTACACGGGACTATTTGTAAGCACCTTCAACAACCTAGTTGACAGTTACATCAAAGAAATACTTTTTGTATTATACACAGTTCGTCCTAATAACGCAATTCACTGCTAGTTTGAATTTGTGAACGGAGCAGCTTGTTTAAAAACGTGGCTAGGAGGAGGGGATGTTTCCTTCATTTATTCaaattgtataaattttttgtTTGCTGTTGATGATACTGCGAtacagagtgaaagtgaataatggGTGAACCACCACCACCAAAGCCCATTAAATTAAATCAGGAAACCAATGATTTAGAATTGGTTTCCGCCGAATGTGCTTTTAAGAATCGGATGTGTACAGGAGATATACCTAACAGCACTGGATTTAAGGATCCTGGATACTTTTTTGATGCTTGTTTCCCTGTGTTTGAGAGCAGACTGTGTAAAACCAACATGgctcttaaaattaatttttcactcgTCTGTGACTTTCTCTTACCTAAATCAGGTGAAGTACAAGAGATGAGCATTAatacaaagaatataaatttattTTAGTTCGAAATTAGCAATGAGTGGTATTCGAATAATATTAGAGATACATTATTAAAGAAACTGGAGAGTTTTCAAACAAGAGATTCCAGTTGGGCATTACTAAAAATAATTAAACTGCGTGTAAATGTTAATGAGAATAAAGGTTTCTGTGCAAGACTATACACAAAATTACCAAAAGTGATTGCTGATAAACATGCAGTAATAAACATTCAGTCAAATGGCAATGCCTGTTTCAAGTGTTCAATTCTCGCTGCCCTGTATCCTGTAAATAAAAACGCACATCGTGTATCTGCCTATTTCCCACATTTGAGTAAATTAAACTTTGATAACATACCGTTTGCTACAGAACTGAAACATATCCACATATTCGAAGAGCAGAATGAAACCCTCTCAGTTAATGTGTATGGTATCATGTATTCTTATAATGAGTGCATGGTAGAAGGTAAAGAAGAAAATaaggaggatgaggaggaaggaGGGGCGGAAAGAACGAGGCGAAGGAGTAGGAGTAAGACGTCGGAAAGACATAAAGATTTTCAAGTAGTACTGTTCTATGTAACAACGTATCATTGCGAAAAACATGTAAATCTATTAATGTTGCAGGTTGTTGGTACAGATACATATCACTTGTATTATATAAAAAACTTGTCAAGACTTGCACGCAGTAGTATTACTGCAAACCATAATTCCATTTTCGTGTGTGAGCGCTGTCTCTGTTATTTTAATTCTCAGGGAAGATTAGATCTACATTTAATTGACTGCATACAGTTTATACCAGTCACCAGTATCATGCCTGATGAAAATAATCAGAGtgttaaatttacaaaatttcgaaataaactgaaaatgccgtttgttatttatgctgatatGGAATGTATCTTGCAACCAGTTGCCGGTTGCAGTCGTAATCCTGAGTCTGGTTCATATTCCGATCCGGTACATATCCATAAACCATTTAGTATTGCATACTATATACACTGCAGTTATGATCAGAGATATTCCCGGTTTAAATCGTACAGAGGCAGTGAATGCATAGAATGGTTTATAAAACAGCTCTATGAAATCACCAAGATTGTGCAAGACTTCCTTTTatcacaaaataaacaaataaaaatgagctCTGAGGAAGAATCGGCGTTTCAATCGGCAAAGATTTGTCATATTTGCAAGAAAccgttcgagaaacacagtgttaAACACAGAGATCATTGTCATTTCACCGGTGAATATCGAGGTGCGGCTCATCCTGCCTGCAATGTAAACTACAGACCTTCCTTTACAGTGCCTGTTGTATTCCGCAATCTGACCAATTATGATGGATATTTCTTGATCACAAACATTTGCGAACAAACGGAGACCGGTGATGATAATAGAACATTTAAATTAAATCCAGGTCGTGTTTCACTTATACCCTcgaatatggaaaaatacaaagttTTTACTAAAAGTATTCCAGTAACACACAAAGAGCGTGTCTGCAACATGAATTTCCGATTTATCGATTCACTAAATTTCCTGACGTTTTCTCTTGAAAAATGTGCATCATATCTCAAACCAGATCAATTCACAATAATGAAGTCATATTTTCACAACGATCACGAATTCTGTCTTGTCAATCAGAAGGGGATTTTTCCTTATGAGTATGTGAATAACAACTCTGTTTTGTACAAAGATCGTTTGCCCCCAATCGAAAATTTTAAAAGTCTCTTAACAGGTGAAACGATAACAGATGCAGAGTATCAAAGAGCGTGTAATGTTTGGAATACATTTAATTGTAAGACACATGGAGAATATTccgatttatatttaaaaattgatGTTCTACTCCTTGATGATGTGTTTGAAAACTTTCGCAGTCTTTGCTGTGATACGTATGAACTAGACCTACCACATTATATTACCTCTCCTGGTTTAGCATGGGGCGCTTTACTGAAAACTACTAAAGTAGAATTACAGCTTATTACTGACATAGAGTAACTTCAATTTATTGAGAGAGGTTTTAGATGTGGAATTGTTCACTGTTCGTGTCGACATACGGTTGCAAACAACAGGTTCATGTCAGACTATGATGAGAATATTGATGAATCTTATATCATATATCTCGATGTTAACAGTTTATACAGCTGGGCAATGTTGCAACATTTGCCTGTATCCAATTTTGATTGGCTCTCTCCAGAGAGATCGAAAGTTTTGTCGTAGAAGATGTACCTAACGATTCAGATACAGGGTACATACTGGAAGTAGATCTTGAATATCCTGAAAGTATTCACGATCTACATTCTGATTTACCATTATGCCCTGAGAAAAGGTACCACCAATTAGCCACGTCAGCAGTAAACTTAgtgcttcaaaaacaaaaaaaaaattaatttctacttCGTATGATAAGAATTATGTAATAAACTATAGAAATCtaaaacagtgtttgcaacataaaTTGATACTGAAAAAGATTCATAGAATACTGTCATTCAAACAAGTGTCATGGATGAAACCGTATATTAACATTAATGTAGAGAATCGTATGAAGGTAAACAatgaatttgaaaaaaatttcttcaaACTCATGAGTAATAATGTCTTCggtaaaaccatgcagaatgtaCGAAAAATGATTGATATAAGACTAGCGTCATCCTGGAAAGGTAGTTATGGAGCATCAGCATTAATTGCAAGAGCTAATTTTAAAAGGAGCATTGTATTTAAAGAAAATTTAGTTGGTATTGAACTGAAAAAACTTAATGTAGTGTTTGATAAACCGTTAGCAGCTGGAATGGCAATTTTAGATATTTCAAAGACACTTCTcccgtgtggagtttgctggtctcccatcgggcgcctccccaggtggtggataggggaatgctcaccagatatggtgggtaccggggaaataaaaaacccggggtggaccaaaactagcaactgctgccttgtagtaagatattggcttatcaaaggctaaaggaagaaaaccttgagtaaaaattacctggtcctccgggttgggggttgtgcagtgggccagctcctcactcacataaaaacataaaaatgctaaaaaacctaataatatgcctcggaaaaattggaactttggacgacgaactggcaatgagaaacggaaaattatgtttggatgctggaatgtgtaaggtatttccactaaaataaatttactccctgcagaacttgacatgttcaacatggatgttgtcattctctctgaaacaaagaagaaaggccaaggagaagaagaactggataattatgtacatacctggagtggggtatcaaaagcagcaagagccaaagcaggagtctccattatgataaagaaatcatggaaaaaaagaatcacaaattggacattcatcaatcaacgtattataactgttgaaatgacattatttgctagggaagttgtgattattggcgtatatgcacccacgaacgacacaaaagataaggagaaagatacactttgggacaccctcagggagactattgaaaaaatcccaagaaggaaggaactgattatcatgggagatctgaatggaggggtaggaattagagaatctagtagaatagtaggaaaacatggagaggacgaatataatgacaatggggaacgattgattgcattttgtgaacaatttgatctaaaaattaccaacacatttttcaaacataaggacattcataaatatacttggcaacagaacaccaaagaacttcgttctataatagattatattatcattaggcaaacaagtagtttcaaggcagtagacgtcagatcttatagaggagcccagtgtggatcggaccactatctagttaaaatgaagtctttctggccatggaagaatgcaaggagtgatacaagtaacataaataaaacgaaccagactgagaaagatgaaagttTACCTTTTAacattgacagcctacaagacgaaagtatcagaacactctttgcggccaggatggaaaggaaactggttgaatcatttgaaggaagtacagaggaaatatatgactatataaaagctaatgtgaaaatcatagcaacagaggtgttgggtaaaaaagatagcaaccacaaccgtgcagcagagtggtggtcagaggaagtagaggtcctcgttagagaaaaacgaaatgcgttccttcagtggttgaatgacaaatcagaagaaacaaggtcaatatacaaggaaaagaagaatgaagtgatgaataaaataaggatggcaaaaaatgaagcatgggaaagaacatgtgccaaggtgaatagcaaattaggatttgggagagcaaaagaagcatgggcagtattgaaagggcttcgacagcatacaaaaagcaaaactaatctccaactgataacacaaaaggaatgggaagagtatttccaaaaattattaaatgaggacagagaagaatatctagaagaaggaacaggggaagataaaggacatgaagatgatgagatccagattttagaaagtgaagtacttcaggcgttgagaacaggaaagaatggtaaatcaccaggaccaggcaatatcaatctggagtgtctgaaatatggtggtgacaaaattgtgaaactgataacaaagctcttcaacaaaatgatacatggagattcaatacccaacgagatgaagctaggttacattaatacaatatttaagaaaggggatcgccaaatttgttcaaactatcgaggactttgtgttacaaacacattaatgagaatttttgcgaaagtaattaaaaacaaactgtaaaaaaattttagaacccaaaaagaacaatgtggattcacggctgggagatcatgtgtagaccatattttcacattacgacagattttggagaaacatagggaaaaataaaaaaatataggattaattttcatagatctagaaaaagcgtatgatactgttccaagaaaattactttggagagcactacatatggcaaacataaacccttccttgattaaaataatacaacagatgtataaagataacatttgccaagtgaaagttggtaataaactttcacagaaatttagaacaagcaaaggccttttacagggctgtcccatgtcaccatcattatttaaaatctatatagatattagccttagaacatggtctcgtaaatgtaatagtatgggattagaaataagagatggagtttacctacatcatttattatttgctgatgatcaagtagtcgtagcacaagatggagaGGATGCTatctatatgtgcaatcaactagcagtagcatacaaaacttggggtttgaagattaattaccaaaaaacagaatacttgactaatgattcagatgagctatacattgaaggaaagaaaatcaaaaagataaacactttctgttatttgggatccattttagaaatcgagggaaaatcagagtcagaaatcaataaaagacttagtagcggacggagggtcattgggatgcttaactcagtcttatggagcaggaatgtaatgagcagaactaaaaaattaacatacaagtccatattagagagtgtgattTTGTATGggacggagacctggacaattaacatgaagcacattaaaaaattacaagctctagagatggacttttggagaagatcggcaagaatctccaggaaagaaaagataaggaacaccgaagtaataaggagaatggaaataaaagaaagaatatatgacgtaatggataggaagaaattacagtggtacggtcatgtacgacgaatggaggaagccagaataccaaaattgatactggagtgggaaccggaggggagaagaagacctgtgaccacctggctccaaaatgtacagcacacaatgaggagaatgggcgcagaggaagaggacacgcaagatcgaaacacctggagaaatattttgagagtatagtttaagaacgtttattgtttgtattgtaatttccaagtaaattattatgttggagataagcctctgtaatgaggaaaagctcaaaaacaaaaaaaataaaaaaagacacttCTTGTAGACTTTCACTATGGATATATACTAAATAAGTTTCCAGCAAAGCATGTAAAACTACGTTATACTGACACTGATAGCTTAATTTATCAcattaaaactgtaaatatttatgAAACCAAGAGAAGTGATGTAGCTAAATGGTTTGTCACTTCAGAGTTTcctgaagaaaataaatataacatCCCCCTTGTTAACAAAGTTGAAAGACGTATTGTCACCCCGAGGCCATACTTACCATCCACGATTTCACGACATTCGTCACAATTTgcaaataaacattttttgacAGTATGTAACTTTTCAAAGAAATGTGGCGGCGCGATATCATGATATCACATACACTGGAAACAGCACCTAGGACGTGAATctcagacttctccgaagcattatacttggccacaatatcgcAAACAGTCGATCTCGGGTACCCGAAGAATTGCACTATTTCAGTGGGCGAAGGCCCACTGCGAAAACTTTCGATAATCGTGCTTCTTCGGTTGTACTCCAtacttgtccgtaacatctcggccatgTTGAGGTTTTGACTGTTTACCAGATCGCTATGGCTTTCAAGTA
It encodes the following:
- the LOC126184191 gene encoding craniofacial development protein 2-like, producing the protein MDVVILSETKKKGQGEEELDNYVHTWSGVSKAARAKAGVSIMIKKSWKKRITNWTFINQRIITVEMTLFAREVVIIGVYAPTNDTKDKEKDTLWDTLRETIEKIPRRKELIIMGDLNGGVGIRESSRIVGKHGEDEYNDNGERLIAFCEQFDLKITNTFFKHKDIHKYTWQQNTKELRSIIDYIIIRQTSSFKAVDVRSYRGAQCGSDHYLVKMKSFWPWKNARSDTSNINKTNQTEKDESLPFNIDSLQDESIRTLFAARMERKLVESFEGSTEEIYDYIKANVKIIATEVLGKKDSNHNRAAEWWSEEVEVLVREKRNAFLQWLNDKSEETRSIYKEKKNEVMNKIRMAKNEAWERTCAKGDGRPDNRWRFIRVWMEANKVLLQKAENKA